In the Hordeum vulgare subsp. vulgare chromosome 7H, MorexV3_pseudomolecules_assembly, whole genome shotgun sequence genome, one interval contains:
- the LOC123411642 gene encoding lipid transfer protein EARLI 1-like has product MAASRTSSVAVAVVAAVAVLLCAGVRPAEACNGHPCPSPAGNCPLNAVKLAVCADVLDGLIHVVLGQSPPKQPCCSLISGLVDLDAAACVCLAINANVLGINLDVDVDLTLLLNYCGCKVPKGFRCA; this is encoded by the coding sequence ATGGCAGCATCCAGGACGAGCAGCGTGGCCGTAGCAGTGGTGGCGGCCGTGGCCGTGCTCCTGTGCGCGGGCGTGCGGCCGGCGGAGGCTTGCAACGGCCACCCGTGCCCGTCGCCGGCGGGCAATTGCCCCCTGAACGCGGTGAAGCTGGCGGTGTGCGCGGACGTACTGGACGGGCTGATCCACGTGGTGCTGGGGCAGTCGCCGCCCAAGCAGCCGTGCTGCTCCCTCATCTCCGGCCTGGTCGACCTGGACGCCGCGGCCTGCGTCTGCCTCGCCATCAACGCCAACGTCCTCGGCATCAACCTCGACGTCGACGTCGACCTCACGCTGCTGCTCAACTACTGCGGCTGCAAGGTGCCCAAGGGCTTCCGCTGCGCCTGA